Below is a genomic region from Persicimonas caeni.
CCGGCATAGCCGACGGCGGTGCTGTAGACGCCGTCGGTCTGCCAGAACTTGCGCTCGGCGCCCCAGAAGCAACCCATGCCGAACATCGCCATCTCGAGATGGTCGTCGAAGGGGCCTTTGATGGGCGTGCCGAGCACGGCGTGCTCGTTGGTGATGTCGATGGCGCGATCGCGGCCGGGCAGGGCCTCATCCGCGGTCGGCAGGGTGGTTTTGTGCTTCATGGGGTGTCCTCAGTACATGGCGCGGCCGAGTTTCTTTTGCCATTCGCGCACTTCATCGGTGTTCGGGCCCATCACCTCGAAGATACGCACCATGGTTTCACGCCCGGCATCGTCGCGAAAGCCGCGATCTCGGATGACGATCTGTAGCAGGTGGTCGAGGGCTTCATCAAACCGGCGCTGCGAGGCGAGCTTGATGCCGAGTTGCCAGCGCGACTCGAGGTCGGCCGCATCTTCTTCGACCCGGGCCTGAAGCTCGTCGACCGGCGCGAATTGCGCCGCCTGCACGTCGAGCAGCACGCGCTCGTACTCGCCGTCTCGCTCGGCGATGGGCACCTGGTCGAGCAGTTCTTCGGCCCGTTCGTTCTCACCGCGCATCGCGCTCACCCGGGCCATGCCGAGCAGCGCGTCGATGTGGTCGGGGTCTTCGTCGAGCACCTGTTCGTAAATCGACGCCGCCGCGTCGAGGTCGCCGCTCTCTTCGAGCGCTTCGGCCTCGTCGAGCTGGGCGTCGGGCTCCGAAGGTAAGATGCCGTCGAGCCACGCTTCGATTCGACTTTGGGGCAGGGCGCCGGTGAACTCGTCGACCATGCGCCCGTCGACGAACGCTTTGACCGCCGGAATCCCGCGCACGCCGAAGCGCTGCGCGCTCTGCTGGTTGTTGTCGACGTTGACCTTGGCGAGGATCCACTCGCCGCCGGCCTTGGCGGCCATGCTCTCCAACGTCGGGCCCAACGCGCGGCACGGGCCGCACCAGGGCGCCCAGAAGTCGACCACGACGGGCACGTCGTGCGAGCGGGCGATGACTTCTTGTTCGAAATTCTGATCGGTGACGTCGATGAGGTGTTGTGTCTCGGGCATCTCGAAACCTCGTACTGCAGGTAGTTAGAGACCGTTTTCTTCCCCCTGTGCCGGGAGCGCCGGACTAAGATAAACCGGGCGACCGAATTGTCCACCCCGTGTCTTCGGATGTCGTTGTCCGCTTCTTGTACATGGCTAGGTTGCTTCAATATGGGCTGTATTGCGGAGCGCTCACGCGCTCGAATGATTCTGACTTTTGTCAGGGGGGATTTATGCGACGCCTTTGCCTTGTGGCATCACTGGCCTCGTTTGTCTGCGCGCTGGCCGCTTGTGGTGACGTCGAGACGGCCAATCCTGCGCCATCAGCCGGAGCCAACCAGGCTCAAAACGGCACCTGTGTGACCATCGACCAAGACGTGCACATCGACTCGCCGGCCGACTTGACGCGATTCGCCCGGCTCGGATGCTTCGACATCAACGGTAGCTTGGCTGTACGGAGTCCGACTGTTCGGACGCTCGACGCTCTGTCGGGGCTACGCTCGGTCAGCTCGGCGGTGTCGATTTACGATAACCCGCGGCTGGAGTCGATCGACGGCCTGTCGTCGCTCGAGCAGGTGGGCCGCCACTTCGATATCGCCGGCAACCCGGCGCTGGAGGCCGTCAGGCTCGCGTCGTTGGAGAGTGTGGCTGGAAGCCTCAAGATCTACCGAAACGGCGGCGACTTCTCCTCCGAAGGGCCCGGGCTGCAGCTGATCGAGCTTTCGTCGTTGCGGAGCACCGGTGGGTTTCTCATCACCGGCAATCGGGGGCTGAGATCGATCCGTGTGCCGAACCTCGCCTCAGTGGACGGCTCCTTCAGGATCACGCGCCAAGAGGACATCACCCAGATCCGGTTGCCGAGCCTCGAGACCGTCGCAGCCCTATTCGAAATCTCCCACAGCTTCCGAGACCTGACGACGGTGGATGCGCCCGTGCTCCGTACAATTGGCGGCAGCCTGCTGGTCGAGCGCAACGCGGACCTGGAGAGGTTCAGCGCACCTGGGCTCGAATCGGTCGGCGGTGACTTCACCATCCAGTTCAACCGCAATCTCGCCGAGTGTGAGATGGAGGCTCTCGCAGCGAGCGTGGCTACGATCGGCGGCGAGGTCATCGTGTTGGAGAACGACTATTCGGCCGACTGCCCCGGCGACGGCTGTATCATCGACGGCGGCTTGGTCATCGATGATCGCCAAGATATTCAGGACTTCCAGGCGACCGGATGTACGACCATCGTCGGCGATGTCGTCGTGGAGGGCACCAGCCTGCAAGACTTCAGCGGCATGGAGAACTTGCGGGTCGTCGACGGAGAGTTCTTCATCCGGGAGAACAGGCGGCTGACGAGCCTTCGCGGCCTCCAGAATATGCGCATCGCCAAGCGGCTTTGGATCGAGGAAAATCCCAGGCTGGCCTCGCTCTCCGGCCTCGATTCCCTCGAGTTTACCCACTTTCTACAGATCCGGGACAACGCTTCGCTCGCCAGCCTCGCCGGGCTCGAGCTTCTCGAGAGTGCAGGGCGTCTGATCCTGGAGGGGAATCCGGCGCTGGTGAGCATCGAGGCGCTTTTGGAGTTGCGTGAGACTCATAAATTGGTCATCCGGGACAACCAGAGCCTGCCCGATGTCGATGGCCTCGATAATCTCAGGCAGGTGGTCGGCAACTTCGCCCTCGAGGAGGGTTTGTTGATCATCGAGAACAACCCCAACCTCATAAATATCGAGGGGTTCAACTCGCTGACAACTATCCGAGGCGGGATTCGGATCATCAACAACGACGCGCTCGAGCGGCTGACGGGGCTGTCGCCATTCAGAGGTTTGCTGTTCGAGTTGGTGATCGTCGACAACGACACCTTGCCCACCTGTGAGGCGTTGATACTCCAGAGTCTCATCGCCAGCGACTTCACCGACGTCGTCATCTCCGGCAATGACGACACCGGTGTGTGCCTGTAGCTCTTGTTGTTGGCGCGGGGCGAGCGCTTATTTGGAGGCGGTCGCCTCGGCCTTCCACGAGTCCTGCTCGGCCAGCGCGCGGGCGACGTTGTGGAAGCGGAAGGTGACTTTGTGGTCGATGTGGTAGCCGGCGCCGTCGCTCTCACCGCTGATAGTGTGGCGCACGAGCACGTCGTTGCCCACGTCGTACCAGACCGACCAGAAGCCTTCCTGGCCCTGCACGAGGTTCTTGACCTTGAGCAGGTTGCGGCGGTTGTCGAGGTCTTTGACGTGCTTGGCGTCGCCGGGGCTGCCGAGGTAGCGCTGCATGCGTTTGTCGACGGTCATGAAGTGCTTGTAGAACGCCTTGCCCAGTTTGTCGTGGTGGGCGCGGCGGGGGAATTTACCGCTCTTGGAGAAGTCGATCTCGACCTCGTAGAGGTGGCCGCCGTAGTACTTGTAGGTGATCTCGCACTTTTCGCCGGAGATGCGGCAATTCGACGTGCTCCACTGTGTGCGGCTGGCCGAGCGCGGCTTGGCCGACTTGGGCGGGTTGTACTTTTGGACCTTCAGGTTACCCGACGGCGTGAAGCTCGCCACGACCCACTTGTGGGTGCGCGACTTGAAGCGACGAATCAGCCGGATGCCGGCGTCGCGGAAGGCCTGGGCGGTCTGGAACTCGAAGTAGTGCGCCCAGTTGCCCGGGTTGACGTTGACCAGCCGATGCTCGGCGAGCCCGTCCATCGAGTACTGCACGGTGTAGCGGATGGTGCCGTTTTCGGGCTCCCAGCGAAAGCGCTCGCCCTGCAGGTCCCACTCGAGGGAGCGCTTGACGCGCAGCGCGTCGTCGCCCAACTCCTGCGAGTAGTCGGTGCGGGTGCGTCGGTCGACGAACGCGGGCTTACCGTGCTTTTTGTTGAGCGTGCGCACGATCCAATAGTTATTGTCGTACGAGACGACGTCGGAGATGGTGCCCACCCGCGGCTTGACGAGGTTCTCGGCGCGCTCGTAGCCCTGGGCGATGAGCTTGTCGTTGTGGAAGACGAAGAACTGGCGCCAACTCTCCGAGTGGAGGTTAACCTTGTGAGAATAGCGCTTGTACGAACCGAAGTGCTCGGTGTGAAGCGTGTCGAACTCGGCTTTGACGGTGGCGGGCTTGGCCGACCAGTCGAACTGCGAGGGGTCGAACTCGTCGGACTCGCCGGCAAACGCCGTCGATGCACCGAAGAAGACGCAGCAAAAAGCAGCGAGCAACACTTGGGTCGAGGACATCTTCACAGGTCTATTCTCCAGTAGCGCCATGGTGGCAGCATCATTTACCAGTTCACTCGCGTCTGACGAGGCTGCGTGCATTTTATTCAAAGATTGGTCAGAAAGTGAACTGCGTTCGCGGAAGCGTGGAGGCACGGAACAAGGAGATGTGATGGATTTTGATACGTTTCAGGAGTTGCGCGACGAGCACCGGCTGCTCGTTGTCTACGTCTCCGGGCCTTCGTGCTCGGTATGTGATGCGCTCGGGCCGAAGCTCGCTCAGGTGATGGACGAGCACGCGGCGTGGCGGTTCGTCAAGATCGACGCGGCCGAAGATCGCGAGGTGGCTGGGCAGATGCTCGTTCTGACCGTGCCCACGCTCGTCTTCTTCGTCGACGGGCGCGAGGCGGCGCGGCTGACGCGCAGCTTCGGGATGCAGGAGGTGCGCGGGTACTTGGAACGCTACGAAGACGCCGCTGGCTAGTTGCGCCATTCGCCGCTGGCGAATTCTTCGCGGACGCGCTCGGCGAAGAGTTTGCCGGCGCGCCCGAGCGGGCGGTCGGAGCGGTGCACGAGCATCGGGGTGAATTCGTAGCGCGAACCCGACACGTACGGCACCTCGACCAACGTTCCTGCGGCGAGTTCTTCGGCGCACATATACAACGGCAGCCAGCCGTAACCGAGCCCTCGCAAGAGGGCTTCTTTTTTGTTGTGGAACCCGCTCAGGTAGAAGGTGCGCGAGCCGCCGAACATATGTTCGTCTTGGCTGCCGCGGGCGCTCGAGTCTTGAATCGTGAGCTCGACGTGTTGTTGCAGCTCGGGGAGCTCGAGTTCCTCGCCCGCGGGAATCTGTCCCAGCGGGTGCTGGGCGCCGGCGACCAAGACGACGGTGACCTGGGCGAGCGGGTGGGCGGTGAGGTTTTCTTCGGGCTCGAAGTCCTTGACGACCATCATGTCGGCGCGGTCGCGCAAAAACCGGTATTGCACGCCACCCAGATACTCCATCTTGACCTGAATATGCGTGGGCACCTCCTCGTCGGCGAGCGTCTTGAGCACGCCCATGATGGGCGACATCGGCAAGATGCCGTCGATGATCACCTCGAGCCTGGCCTCCCAGCCGTGGGCGAGCTGCTGGGCGACGGTTTCCAGGCGGCGCGCCGAGGCGAGTAGGTGGCGGCCCTCCTCGAGCACGGTGCGGCCCGCCTCGGTGAGCTCGGCGCGGTGGCCCGAGCGATCGAACAGCTCGACGCCGAGGCGCTCTTCGAGTTTTCTGATGGCGTAGCTCACCGCCGACTGGGCCTTGTGCAGGCGCTCGGCGGCGGCGGCGAAGGAGCCTGCTTCAATAACGGCGTCGAGTGCTTCGAGGGCGTCGAGGTCGAGTTTCATAGAGGCACGGAGGTCACGGGGGGCATGGCGGCATGGAAACGCAGAGGCCACGGTCTTCATCGGTAAATTGGATGAAGATGTACGATAATTTATAGTTTATTGCGATGGTATGCGTCCATACACTCCTTGTCACCAAACATGACTCAAGGAGGCAACATGTACTTCAAGAAGGGACGCTTCAGCCGCCAAGCCCACGTGGATTTGCCCGAGGGTACCGTCGAAGAGGAGTATGCGCGCGAGGGATTCTTCGGGCGCACGAGTCACCTGTACCGCACCGAGGCACCGGTCGGTTGGGTCGACATCGAGGGTGATCTTCGCCCGCACGCGTTCGAGACGGAGCGGCTCCCCGGCCTCGGCGTCGCCGATTACGTCGAGGGGCGCGTTCCCTTTTTGCAAAACGCCGACTGCGAGTTGTCGATGGCTCATATCAGCGAGCCGATGGACTACGACTTCCGCAACGCCGACGGCGACGAGACGCTCTTCGTGCACGTCGGCGAGGGCCGCATCGACACCGATTTTGGGCCGCTGGAGTACGAGGCGGGCGACTATCTGGTGATTCCGCGCGGGACGGCCTACCGGCTGATTCCGTCCGAAAAGACCGCGCTGTACGTCATCGAGACGACCGGCGCCATCGGCATCCCCGAGCGCGGCATTATCGGCAACCACGCGTTGTTCGATCCGGGCGTGATCAACGTGCCGGAGCCCGCGCCGCGAAACCTCGAGGGCGACCGCTTCCGGCTCAAGATCAAGCGCGGCGGCAAGATCACCACCGTGACCTACCCGCACGACCCGTTCAACGTGGTGGGCTGGAAGGGCGATCTGACCGTCTGGCAGCTCAATATTCGCGACATCCGTCCGATTTTGAGCGAGAAGTACCACCTGCCACCCACCGCGCACGTGACGTTTACCGCGCCCAATGTTGTCATTTGCACCTTTTTGCCGCGTGGGCTAGAGACCGGAGACCCGGGTGCGTTGCGCGTGCCTTTTTACCACGCGAATATCGACTACGACGAAGTCCTCTTTTACCATGACGGCGACTTTTTCAGCCGCGAGGGCATCGACGCCGGCATGGTGACGTTCCACCCGCAGGGCTTGCCCCACGGGCCGCACCCGAAGGCCATCGAGGCCGCAAAGACCAAGGAGCGCACCGACGAGGTTGCCGTCATGGTCGATACGCGCAACCCGCTCGAGATGACCGCCAAGGCCCTCGAGGTGGAGCGCAAGGACTACTGGAAGAGTTGGATGACCGAATAATTCGCGGAGCGGGGGCTTGCCCCCAGCGGCGCTCGCCCCATTGTCTGGGGCGCCCGCGCAGCCCCAAGGCTCGCCTTGGGGTCAACCGTTTCAATCAACCTTGAGGAGATCAGCAATGAGCAATAACCCGCTTGGACTTCGTGGCATCGAGTTTGTCGAGTACACCACGCCCGACCCGGAGGCGATGGGCGAGCTTTTCCGCGCCATCGGCTTCTCGCTCGAGAAGACCCACCGCGACCTGGATGTCGACTACTACCGTCAGAACGGCATCCACTTCATGATCAACAAGGAAGACGAGGGCTTCGCTGCGGATTTCCGTGAGGCCCACGGTCCGTCGATCTGCTCGATGGGCATGCGCGTCGACGACGCCGCCAAGGCCTTCGACGAGGCCGTCGAGCGCGGCGCCAAGCCCGCCGAGGGCGACGCCAACGCCGACTTCGACTTCCCGGCGATCTACGGCATCGGCGACAGCCTCGTCTACTTTATCGACAAGTGGGGCGAGGACGGCAACATCTTCGACGACCTGTTCGTCGAGCACCCGGAGCCGCAGACGGTCGAGTCGAAGGGCTTCTATCGCATCGACCACCTGACCAACAACGTCTACAAGGGCAAGCGCGACGAGTGGGCGAGCTTCTACAAGGACATCTTCGGCTTCGAAGAGATCCGCTACTTCGACATCAAGGGCAAGAAGACCGGCCTGACCTCGTACGCGCTCAAGTCGCCGTGCGGAACCTTCTGCCTGCCCATCAACGAGGGCAACGAAGAGAAGTCGCAGATCGAAGAGTACCTGCGTGAGTACAACGGCGAGGGCATCCAGCACATCGCCCTGATGAGCGACGATCTGCTCGCCTCGCTCGACCAGATGGAGGGCGGCCCGGTCCAGACCCTCGACATCGCCGACGAGTACTACGAGACGGTCTACGACCGCGTGCCCAACGTCACCGAGGACCGCGATCGCATCAAGCACCACAACGTGCTGGTCGACGGCGACGAAGAGGGCTACCTGCTCCAGATCTTCACCAAGAACGTCATCGGCCCGATCTTCTTCGAGCTGATCCAGCGCAAGGAGCACGATTCCTTCGGTGAAGGCAACTTCCAGGCGCTGTTCGAGTCCATCGAGCGCGACCAAGAGCGCCGAGGCGTCTTCGACGACTAAGGCAGCGAAAGAGTAAAAGAGTGAAGAAGTAAAAGAGTAAAAGAGTGAAGAAGTAAAAGAGCAACGGCCGGTGGTGCCGTTGCTCTTTTGCTTTCTTGCTCCTTCACTCTTTCGCTCTTTCGCTCCTTCGCACTTTCGCTCAGTTAGCCAGCTTGTTGGCCATCTGGGGCGCCTCGCGCTCCGTACCAAATGTGCGGAAGTGCGAGGCCCTCTTGAATCCGAACATCTTTGCTATCACAACCTCGGGGAACTTCTGCTGGCGGGTGTTGAACCGCTCGACGGCATCGTTGTAGCCATCGCGCATCAGCGCGATTTCGTTCTCGACGTCGGTCAGCGAGGTCATAAGCCGGTCGACCATCTCTTGGCCTTTGAGCTCGGGATACGCTTCGATGGTGGCGAGGACCTGGCTGCGCACGTGCTGCTCGGCGGCGAGGGCGCCGTCGTCGGGGCTCGCCTCTTTGATCCCCTCGCGCGTGGCACGTGCCTGGGCGAGCGCCTCTTGGAGCTCGCTTTCGTGGGCGAGGTAGCCTTTGACGGTGTTGGTCAGCGCGGTGATCAGGTCGAAGCGTTTTTTGAGGGCGACGTCGATATTCGACCAGTTTCGGTGGACTCGCTCGCGCAAGAAAATCAGGTCGTTGTAGTACAAGAAGAAGAGCGTCACGAAGAGGTAGGCGCACGCAAAGCCGGCCGCGCTGGTGTAGAGCATCGGCCCGAACGAGCCGAGCGTGCCGGTCAGGCCCAGCGCCGCCAAGATGGTGGCGAGCAGGCCGACGTTGAGCAGGTAGAAGGCGCTTCTGGCCTCCTTATACATGACCGTCTTCTCGGGGTACGAGCTCACGATAAAGGGCAGTTCGCCGTGGCCGTCGGCGATCTGGAGTCGGTCGTGGGTCTGCGGGTCGATCTCGGCCGAGCCGAGCACATAGAGATCTTCGCCCGGGCTAATGCGGTACTCGATATGCTTTCGGTTCCCCGAGCGGCTGGTGCGAACCTCCTCGGGGATGAATCGGGCGCCCACGCGGTCGACATACATGCGTCCCGTGGCGTCGCGGCAGAAGAACGAAACGCTTCGCTCTTCGTCTTTGACGGTGGTCCACCCGTCGTCGTCGGAGTCTTTGCGTTTGATGATATGCCGGTAGTAGACGCACTCACGGTTCGAGATGGGCGCGCGAAGCGTGGGCTCGCCGTTCGCCAGTTCGGCGGTGCCTTTGATCTCGGCGAGTCCGTAGGCCACGCCTTCGATGGGGGAGGTGGGCACGTTTTCGATGGTGCGCTTGGTGGAGACCTTTTTGATGCCTTGCCAGGTGGCGAATAGGGAGCCGAGCGCGCCGAGTGCCAAACCGATCAACGCCGGAATGAGCCCCACGCGTGTCGGCTCGTGACCTTCCTCGAGGGCGGCGAGTTTCTGCTGGTCTCCCTCGGACAGTGGTAACGCCTCGAGGTGCGAGACACCCCAGAGCGGGCCGAGGAGAGACTCGGGAAAGCGGTCGAGGTTCTCGTTGGTACGCTCGACCGACTGGGCCAGGGCGAGGCGCACGCGCGCCAATCGCGCCCGCTCCTTGGGGCCGAGCGGGCGGTACTTGGCGTCGGCGAACGAGCCGAGGTCGGCCCATTTGCCGCTCC
It encodes:
- a CDS encoding thioredoxin family protein, with protein sequence MPETQHLIDVTDQNFEQEVIARSHDVPVVVDFWAPWCGPCRALGPTLESMAAKAGGEWILAKVNVDNNQQSAQRFGVRGIPAVKAFVDGRMVDEFTGALPQSRIEAWLDGILPSEPDAQLDEAEALEESGDLDAAASIYEQVLDEDPDHIDALLGMARVSAMRGENERAEELLDQVPIAERDGEYERVLLDVQAAQFAPVDELQARVEEDAADLESRWQLGIKLASQRRFDEALDHLLQIVIRDRGFRDDAGRETMVRIFEVMGPNTDEVREWQKKLGRAMY
- a CDS encoding thioredoxin family protein codes for the protein MDFDTFQELRDEHRLLVVYVSGPSCSVCDALGPKLAQVMDEHAAWRFVKIDAAEDREVAGQMLVLTVPTLVFFVDGREAARLTRSFGMQEVRGYLERYEDAAG
- a CDS encoding homogentisate 1,2-dioxygenase → MYFKKGRFSRQAHVDLPEGTVEEEYAREGFFGRTSHLYRTEAPVGWVDIEGDLRPHAFETERLPGLGVADYVEGRVPFLQNADCELSMAHISEPMDYDFRNADGDETLFVHVGEGRIDTDFGPLEYEAGDYLVIPRGTAYRLIPSEKTALYVIETTGAIGIPERGIIGNHALFDPGVINVPEPAPRNLEGDRFRLKIKRGGKITTVTYPHDPFNVVGWKGDLTVWQLNIRDIRPILSEKYHLPPTAHVTFTAPNVVICTFLPRGLETGDPGALRVPFYHANIDYDEVLFYHDGDFFSREGIDAGMVTFHPQGLPHGPHPKAIEAAKTKERTDEVAVMVDTRNPLEMTAKALEVERKDYWKSWMTE
- a CDS encoding LysR family transcriptional regulator, which gives rise to MKLDLDALEALDAVIEAGSFAAAAERLHKAQSAVSYAIRKLEERLGVELFDRSGHRAELTEAGRTVLEEGRHLLASARRLETVAQQLAHGWEARLEVIIDGILPMSPIMGVLKTLADEEVPTHIQVKMEYLGGVQYRFLRDRADMMVVKDFEPEENLTAHPLAQVTVVLVAGAQHPLGQIPAGEELELPELQQHVELTIQDSSARGSQDEHMFGGSRTFYLSGFHNKKEALLRGLGYGWLPLYMCAEELAAGTLVEVPYVSGSRYEFTPMLVHRSDRPLGRAGKLFAERVREEFASGEWRN
- a CDS encoding LemA family protein, which gives rise to MDGKSLLSDGLQRVLFLVIALVLTGVGLWASSWSFSKIHHMRQLERVPPTPVSAVISGEVNLSGQVRPAGELLESPDTRTRAVYYRYVVEEERTDSDGDSYWATVKDVSRSVDFLLKDQSGEVLIQPGGPVEMDVRQDSQRVAGDMRYTEYLLEPGSKVFVFGYATREAAGYSVRFDAEGSFVPIVSENSEKGERQEMALWSALGLLGGLAGLSFAMVFLLGVFRVHHSAVYLLSVASVMVIVLLFQGVSMMKADVEDANTRAQRLLEEGKGVIERTLAENDIAWSGKWADLGSFADAKYRPLGPKERARLARVRLALAQSVERTNENLDRFPESLLGPLWGVSHLEALPLSEGDQQKLAALEEGHEPTRVGLIPALIGLALGALGSLFATWQGIKKVSTKRTIENVPTSPIEGVAYGLAEIKGTAELANGEPTLRAPISNRECVYYRHIIKRKDSDDDGWTTVKDEERSVSFFCRDATGRMYVDRVGARFIPEEVRTSRSGNRKHIEYRISPGEDLYVLGSAEIDPQTHDRLQIADGHGELPFIVSSYPEKTVMYKEARSAFYLLNVGLLATILAALGLTGTLGSFGPMLYTSAAGFACAYLFVTLFFLYYNDLIFLRERVHRNWSNIDVALKKRFDLITALTNTVKGYLAHESELQEALAQARATREGIKEASPDDGALAAEQHVRSQVLATIEAYPELKGQEMVDRLMTSLTDVENEIALMRDGYNDAVERFNTRQQKFPEVVIAKMFGFKRASHFRTFGTEREAPQMANKLAN
- the hppD gene encoding 4-hydroxyphenylpyruvate dioxygenase; its protein translation is MSNNPLGLRGIEFVEYTTPDPEAMGELFRAIGFSLEKTHRDLDVDYYRQNGIHFMINKEDEGFAADFREAHGPSICSMGMRVDDAAKAFDEAVERGAKPAEGDANADFDFPAIYGIGDSLVYFIDKWGEDGNIFDDLFVEHPEPQTVESKGFYRIDHLTNNVYKGKRDEWASFYKDIFGFEEIRYFDIKGKKTGLTSYALKSPCGTFCLPINEGNEEKSQIEEYLREYNGEGIQHIALMSDDLLASLDQMEGGPVQTLDIADEYYETVYDRVPNVTEDRDRIKHHNVLVDGDEEGYLLQIFTKNVIGPIFFELIQRKEHDSFGEGNFQALFESIERDQERRGVFDD